In Elaeis guineensis isolate ETL-2024a chromosome 1, EG11, whole genome shotgun sequence, a genomic segment contains:
- the LOC105039197 gene encoding U4/U6 small nuclear ribonucleoprotein Prp31 homolog isoform X2 — MASLADSFLADLEDLSDNEAHLDDEEADVADMEEDADGDIADIEALNYDDLDSVSKLQKTQRYNDIMQKVEDALQKGSDISSHGTVLEDDPEYQLIVDCNALSVDIENEIIIIHNFIRDKYRLKFPELESLVHHPIDYARVVKKIGNEVDLTLVDLEGLLPSAIIMVVSVTASTTSGKPLSEENLKKTIDACDRALDLDIAKKKVLDFVESRMGYIAPNISAIVGSAVAAKLMGTAGGLSALAKMPACNVQLLGAKKKTLAGFSTATSQFRVGYLEQAEIFQSTPPSLRTRACRLLAAKSTLAARVDSTRGDPTGKAGRNLREEIRKKIEKWQEPPPAKQPKPLPVPDSEPKKKRGGRRLRKMKERYAITDMRKLANRMQFGVPEESSLGDGLGEGYGMLGQAGSGKLRVSMGQSKLAAKAAKKFKEKPYGSSGATSGLTSSLAFTPVQVKTNRAVLECLESH; from the exons ATG GCCAGTCTTGCCGATTCTTTCTTGGCTGACCTTGAAGATTTATCTGACAATGAAGCCCATCTT GATGATGAGGAAGCTGATGTAGCAGACATGGAGGAGGATGCTGATGGTGATATAGCTGATATTGAAGCACTAAACTATGACGATCTTGATAGTGTCTCAAAGCTGCAGAAGACGCAACGCTATAATGATATTATGCAG AAAGTTGAAGATGCACTCCAGAAGGGATCAGATATATCTAGTCATGGAACAGTCTTAGAAGATGATCCTGAGTATCAACTTATTGTTGATTGCAATGCTTTATCTGTCGACATTGAAAATGAAATCATCATAATCCACAATTTTATACGTGATAAGTACCGCTTGAAGTTTCCTGAACTTGAATCTCTTGTTCATCACCCAATTGATTATGCTCGGGTTGTGAAGAAGATTGGAAATGAGGTGGACTTGACCCTTGTCGACTTGGAGGGCCTTCTACCGTCAGCAATTATTATGGTTGTTTCTGTTACAGCATCAACTACAAGTGGCAAGCCTCTGTCAGAAGAGAACCTAAAAAAAACAATTGATGCATGTGACCGAGCGCTTGATCTTGATATTGCAAAGAAGAAAGTTCTTGATTTTGTAGAGAGCAGGATGGGATATATCGCACCAAATATTTCTGCTATTGTTGGAAGTGCAGTTGCAGCTAAACTTATGGGAACAGCTGGTGGCTTGTCAGCATTGGCAAAAATGCCAGCTTGCAACGTTCAGCTTCTTGGGGCAAAGAAGAAAACCCTTGCTGGATTTTCCACTGCAACCTCCCAGTTTCGTGTAGGTTATCTTGAACAAGCTGAGATTTTTCAGAGCACCCCTCCTTCTTTGAGGACCCGTGCTTGTAGACTGTTGGCTGCAAAATCAACCCTGGCAGCACGGGTAGACTCAACAAGAGGAGATCCAACGGGGAAGGCTGGAAGGAACTTGAGAGAGGAAATCCGTAAGAAGATTGAGAAGTGGCAAGAGCCACCCCCTGCAAAACAACCAAAACCCCTTCCAGTTCCCGATTCAGAGCCCAAAAAGAAGAGAGGTGGTCGTCGTCTGCGGAAAATGAAAGAAAG ATATGCAATAACTGATATGAGGAAGCTGGCTAACAGAATGCAATTTGGAGTGCCAGAAGAAAGTTCCCTTG GTGATGGCCTGGGTGAAGGTTATGGCATGCTTGGTCAGGCAGGAAGTGGGAAGTTGCGTGTGTCAATGGGTCAAAGCAAACTTGCAGCCAAAGCTGCCAAAAA GTTTAAGGAGAAGCCCTACGGAAGCAGTGGTGCAACCTCAGGACTGACATCAAGTCTCGCATTCACTCCTGTACAG GTGAAGACTAATCGTGCTGTTTTAGAATGCCTTGAATCACATTGA
- the LOC105039197 gene encoding U4/U6 small nuclear ribonucleoprotein Prp31 homolog isoform X1, which yields MASLADSFLADLEDLSDNEAHLDDEEADVADMEEDADGDIADIEALNYDDLDSVSKLQKTQRYNDIMQKVEDALQKGSDISSHGTVLEDDPEYQLIVDCNALSVDIENEIIIIHNFIRDKYRLKFPELESLVHHPIDYARVVKKIGNEVDLTLVDLEGLLPSAIIMVVSVTASTTSGKPLSEENLKKTIDACDRALDLDIAKKKVLDFVESRMGYIAPNISAIVGSAVAAKLMGTAGGLSALAKMPACNVQLLGAKKKTLAGFSTATSQFRVGYLEQAEIFQSTPPSLRTRACRLLAAKSTLAARVDSTRGDPTGKAGRNLREEIRKKIEKWQEPPPAKQPKPLPVPDSEPKKKRGGRRLRKMKERYAITDMRKLANRMQFGVPEESSLGDGLGEGYGMLGQAGSGKLRVSMGQSKLAAKAAKKFKEKPYGSSGATSGLTSSLAFTPVQGIELTNPQSHGNLLGSGTQSTYFSEMGTFSKIKRP from the exons ATG GCCAGTCTTGCCGATTCTTTCTTGGCTGACCTTGAAGATTTATCTGACAATGAAGCCCATCTT GATGATGAGGAAGCTGATGTAGCAGACATGGAGGAGGATGCTGATGGTGATATAGCTGATATTGAAGCACTAAACTATGACGATCTTGATAGTGTCTCAAAGCTGCAGAAGACGCAACGCTATAATGATATTATGCAG AAAGTTGAAGATGCACTCCAGAAGGGATCAGATATATCTAGTCATGGAACAGTCTTAGAAGATGATCCTGAGTATCAACTTATTGTTGATTGCAATGCTTTATCTGTCGACATTGAAAATGAAATCATCATAATCCACAATTTTATACGTGATAAGTACCGCTTGAAGTTTCCTGAACTTGAATCTCTTGTTCATCACCCAATTGATTATGCTCGGGTTGTGAAGAAGATTGGAAATGAGGTGGACTTGACCCTTGTCGACTTGGAGGGCCTTCTACCGTCAGCAATTATTATGGTTGTTTCTGTTACAGCATCAACTACAAGTGGCAAGCCTCTGTCAGAAGAGAACCTAAAAAAAACAATTGATGCATGTGACCGAGCGCTTGATCTTGATATTGCAAAGAAGAAAGTTCTTGATTTTGTAGAGAGCAGGATGGGATATATCGCACCAAATATTTCTGCTATTGTTGGAAGTGCAGTTGCAGCTAAACTTATGGGAACAGCTGGTGGCTTGTCAGCATTGGCAAAAATGCCAGCTTGCAACGTTCAGCTTCTTGGGGCAAAGAAGAAAACCCTTGCTGGATTTTCCACTGCAACCTCCCAGTTTCGTGTAGGTTATCTTGAACAAGCTGAGATTTTTCAGAGCACCCCTCCTTCTTTGAGGACCCGTGCTTGTAGACTGTTGGCTGCAAAATCAACCCTGGCAGCACGGGTAGACTCAACAAGAGGAGATCCAACGGGGAAGGCTGGAAGGAACTTGAGAGAGGAAATCCGTAAGAAGATTGAGAAGTGGCAAGAGCCACCCCCTGCAAAACAACCAAAACCCCTTCCAGTTCCCGATTCAGAGCCCAAAAAGAAGAGAGGTGGTCGTCGTCTGCGGAAAATGAAAGAAAG ATATGCAATAACTGATATGAGGAAGCTGGCTAACAGAATGCAATTTGGAGTGCCAGAAGAAAGTTCCCTTG GTGATGGCCTGGGTGAAGGTTATGGCATGCTTGGTCAGGCAGGAAGTGGGAAGTTGCGTGTGTCAATGGGTCAAAGCAAACTTGCAGCCAAAGCTGCCAAAAA GTTTAAGGAGAAGCCCTACGGAAGCAGTGGTGCAACCTCAGGACTGACATCAAGTCTCGCATTCACTCCTGTACAG GGAATAGAACTCACGAATCCACAGTCTCATGGAAATCTGCTCGGCAGTGGAACGCAAAGCACCTACTTCTCGGAGATGGGGACATTCTCAAAGATCAAGAGACCTTAA